The following are encoded together in the Mesoplodon densirostris isolate mMesDen1 chromosome 2, mMesDen1 primary haplotype, whole genome shotgun sequence genome:
- the LOC132483244 gene encoding glycine cleavage system H protein, mitochondrial-like, with protein sequence MVLRMARSVRAAVCSLRAISAPNAPCPPRPWGLRAGAGQVLCTGPILSGRKFTDKHEWVTTENGVGTVGISNFAQEALGDVVYCSLPEVGTKLNKQEEFGALESVKAASELYSPLSGEVTEINEALAENPGLVNISCYEDGWLIKMTLSNPSELDELMSEETSEKYIKSIEE encoded by the coding sequence ATGGTGTTGCGAATGGCGCGGAGCGTGCGGGCTGCGGTCTGCAGCCTGCGCGCCATCTCTGCGCCCAATGCGCCCTGCCCGCCACGGCCCTGGGGACTGCGGGCGGGAGCCGGCCAGGTGCTGTGCACCGGCCCCATTCTGTCCGGTCGTAAATTCACAGACAAACATGAATGGGTAACAACAGAAAATGGTGTTGGAACAGTGGGAATCAGCAATTTTGCACAGGAAGCTTTGGGAGATGTTGTTTACTGTAGTCTGCCTGAAGTTGGGACAAAATTGAACAAACAAGAGGAATTTGGTGCTTTGGAAAGTGTGAAAGCTGCTAGTGAACTCTATTCTCCTCTATCAGGAGAAGTAACTGAAATTAATGAAGCTCTAGCAGAAAATCCAGGACTTGTCAACATATCTTGTTATGAAGATGGTTGGCTGATCAAGATGACACTCAGTAACCCTTCAGAACTAGATGAACTAATGAGTGAGGAGACATCTGAGAAATACATAAAATCCATTGAGGAGTGA